A genome region from Nocardia sp. NBC_01730 includes the following:
- a CDS encoding NAD(P)H-binding protein: protein MTILVTGATANIGRKVVDHLLAQGATDIRALTNNRRKAALPAGVQVAEGSLRRPDTLPAAFAGVERMYLAPTPDSVTQVLALARAAGMRHVVDLSGEPESWWGSVCTAVDDSGLAWTHLWPGDFMENTLIWSHQIRATGAVREPRPNAASAPIAMDDIAAVAATALLTDAHLGRAYPLAGPEILSRTDLVRHLADALGRDIAFHRSSREDTVTALTPTMGDNATWYVDNVLTGFDPQPAALPITSVQDITGRPATTFAQWADDNAARFAAV from the coding sequence ATGACCATCCTGGTAACCGGAGCCACAGCAAACATCGGCCGCAAGGTCGTCGACCACCTGCTCGCCCAAGGCGCCACCGATATCCGCGCCCTCACCAACAACCGGCGGAAGGCGGCGCTGCCCGCCGGGGTGCAGGTGGCCGAGGGCTCCCTGCGGCGACCGGACACCCTGCCTGCGGCGTTCGCGGGCGTGGAGCGGATGTACCTCGCGCCGACCCCGGACAGTGTCACTCAGGTGCTCGCGCTGGCCCGCGCGGCCGGCATGCGGCATGTCGTCGACCTGTCCGGCGAACCGGAGAGCTGGTGGGGCAGCGTCTGCACGGCTGTCGACGACAGCGGTCTGGCCTGGACTCACCTGTGGCCCGGCGATTTCATGGAGAACACCCTGATCTGGTCGCACCAGATCCGCGCGACCGGCGCCGTCCGGGAACCGCGGCCCAACGCAGCGAGCGCGCCCATCGCCATGGACGACATCGCCGCCGTCGCCGCCACCGCTCTGCTGACCGACGCCCATCTGGGCCGCGCCTACCCGCTGGCGGGGCCGGAGATCCTCTCCCGCACCGACCTCGTCCGGCACCTGGCCGACGCACTCGGCCGCGACATCGCCTTCCACCGGTCCTCGCGCGAGGACACCGTCACCGCCTTGACCCCCACGATGGGCGACAATGCGACCTGGTACGTCGACAACGTTCTGACCGGTTTCGACCCGCAGCCCGCAGCCCTGCCCATCACCAGTGTCCAGGACATCACCGGCCGACCCGCGACGACCTTCGCCCAGTGGGCCGACGACAACGCCGCGCGCTTCGCCGCCGTCTGA
- a CDS encoding FHA domain-containing protein: MAPILVVQTRERVYRLHAGSAYNVGRDPTADIVVTDPRVSSLHAVLERGADGWEIDDFGSLNGTFFAGHRVDRMVIDREETFQLGHAVDGEQLACSVEAPSGRDIGGDTMVVPDPGCNLEDEATVTRSYSSLPRRVSRSSHPTGHPGAVVQIASDTLRIGRATDNDVVALDLMVSRHHAELHKIGAGRYRIVDLGSHNGTYVNGSRVDAADLSESDLIGMGHTTFRLVGDELRESVDTGDVSVSVQNLTVRTPEGKVLLDGLGFPIAQRSLVGVIGPSGAGKSTLLGAVTGLRPATEGTVRYDGRDLYANYDELRHRIGLVPQEDILHNQLQTRRALLYAAELRFPGDTRGEEREQRVDEVLDELGLARHADTRIDRLSGGQRKRVSVALELLTKPSLLFLDEPTSGLDPGLDKTVMEMLAELAHDGRTVIVVTHSVANLDYCDRLLVLVPGGRLAYYGPPAEGLQQFAQRTWAEVFQAFEREDDRDWAGEFRTSPRFENYVAVGLTDDVGPAEVHPPAPPPAQQSKLSQLSTLCRRYLAVIASDRSYLALLGVMPLLLGGLIAAVPSGEGFTGSPGTNTDAPTKLMILAFGACFVGTGNAVREIVKEQTIYRRERAAGLSAGVYLMSKLLVLGVITILQAAVLVLIGTIGEDLPPKGIFTIFELELILAMAMLGVTSLALGLLVSVSVNTSEKTLPLLIVLSMAQLVLTGGLVRLPGTPVLQQLSYLSPSRWGYGAGAASLDLDTLSPHTGGPDPLWEHTLGAWLFDMGAVAGLGAVFLALAWYRLYQLRPRRRGARRARL, from the coding sequence ATGGCGCCGATTCTTGTGGTGCAGACGAGGGAACGCGTCTATCGGTTACACGCTGGGAGTGCATATAATGTCGGTCGCGATCCGACGGCCGACATCGTAGTGACCGATCCGCGTGTATCTTCGTTGCACGCAGTTCTGGAGCGGGGTGCGGACGGTTGGGAAATCGATGACTTCGGCAGCCTCAACGGCACCTTTTTCGCCGGTCACCGTGTCGACCGGATGGTGATCGACCGAGAGGAGACGTTCCAGCTCGGGCACGCCGTGGACGGCGAGCAGCTGGCCTGCTCGGTGGAGGCACCATCTGGCCGCGATATCGGTGGAGACACGATGGTCGTCCCCGATCCCGGCTGCAACCTCGAAGATGAAGCAACGGTCACGAGGTCCTACTCGAGCCTGCCCCGGCGAGTTTCACGATCGTCACATCCGACGGGCCACCCCGGCGCGGTCGTCCAGATCGCATCGGACACTCTTCGGATCGGTCGCGCCACCGACAACGACGTTGTCGCGCTCGACCTCATGGTCTCCCGTCATCACGCCGAGCTGCACAAGATCGGCGCAGGCAGGTATCGGATCGTCGACCTCGGCAGCCACAACGGCACCTACGTCAACGGCTCCCGGGTCGACGCCGCAGACCTGTCCGAGTCCGACTTGATCGGCATGGGGCACACCACCTTCCGGCTCGTCGGCGACGAGCTGCGCGAGTCCGTCGATACCGGTGATGTGTCGGTCTCGGTGCAGAACCTCACCGTGCGAACCCCTGAGGGCAAGGTGCTCCTCGACGGGCTGGGTTTCCCCATCGCGCAGCGCTCGCTCGTCGGGGTCATCGGGCCCAGTGGCGCGGGCAAGTCGACGCTGCTCGGCGCCGTCACCGGGTTGCGGCCGGCGACGGAGGGGACCGTCCGCTACGACGGACGCGACCTGTACGCCAATTACGACGAGCTCCGGCACCGGATCGGGCTGGTCCCGCAGGAGGACATCCTGCACAACCAGCTTCAGACGCGGCGCGCGCTGCTCTACGCGGCCGAACTGCGCTTCCCCGGTGACACGCGCGGTGAGGAGCGCGAGCAGCGGGTCGACGAGGTCCTCGACGAGCTCGGCTTGGCGCGGCACGCCGATACCCGCATCGATAGGCTCTCGGGCGGGCAGCGCAAACGCGTGAGCGTCGCACTGGAGTTGCTGACCAAACCGTCCCTGTTGTTTCTCGATGAACCAACCTCCGGCCTCGACCCGGGCCTGGACAAAACGGTCATGGAAATGCTGGCCGAACTGGCGCACGACGGCCGGACCGTCATCGTCGTCACGCACAGCGTGGCGAATCTGGATTACTGCGACCGCCTGCTGGTCCTGGTGCCCGGTGGTCGGCTGGCCTATTACGGGCCGCCCGCGGAGGGGCTGCAGCAGTTCGCACAACGCACTTGGGCTGAGGTGTTCCAGGCATTCGAGCGCGAGGACGACCGCGACTGGGCCGGCGAGTTCCGGACTTCGCCACGCTTCGAGAACTACGTGGCGGTCGGACTGACCGACGATGTCGGCCCAGCGGAAGTGCACCCACCGGCGCCGCCGCCCGCGCAGCAGTCCAAGCTCAGCCAGCTCAGTACGCTGTGCCGGCGCTATCTGGCGGTGATTGCCTCGGACCGAAGTTATTTGGCGCTCCTCGGCGTGATGCCCCTGCTTCTTGGGGGCTTGATCGCCGCGGTGCCGTCGGGCGAGGGGTTCACCGGGTCGCCGGGAACCAACACGGATGCCCCGACCAAGCTCATGATTTTGGCATTCGGTGCATGCTTCGTCGGCACCGGTAACGCGGTTCGCGAGATCGTCAAGGAGCAGACGATCTACCGCAGAGAACGCGCGGCAGGCCTGTCAGCGGGGGTCTACCTGATGTCGAAACTGCTGGTCCTGGGCGTGATCACCATCCTTCAGGCGGCGGTGTTGGTCTTGATCGGCACCATTGGTGAGGATCTGCCGCCCAAAGGGATTTTCACGATATTCGAGCTGGAGCTGATTCTGGCGATGGCGATGCTCGGCGTCACATCGCTGGCGTTGGGCCTGCTGGTGTCGGTGTCGGTGAACACCTCGGAGAAGACACTGCCGCTGCTGATTGTGCTGTCGATGGCACAACTGGTGCTCACGGGCGGGCTGGTGCGGCTCCCCGGCACACCCGTCCTGCAGCAACTGTCCTACCTATCGCCGTCTCGTTGGGGGTACGGCGCAGGAGCCGCCAGCCTCGACCTCGACACCCTCTCACCGCACACAGGCGGACCCGATCCGCTCTGGGAACACACCCTCGGCGCGTGGCTGTTCGACATGGGAGCCGTGGCCGGCCTAGGGGCCGTCTTCCTGGCGTTGGCCTGGTACCGCCTGTACCAGCTGCGTCCACGGCGCCGAGGTGCCCGCCGCGCGAGGCTTTGA
- a CDS encoding DUF389 domain-containing protein, protein MLHLRMLVPAELTDDVIKILEQDDAVSGLAVMRSAARRPSGDMVLADVAREAANDVIERLRAIGLHRTGSIEIEPVHTWLSRSGFDCEVRTPGSSADAVVWADVAQRSYEETELNWTYLSFMTFATVIAAIAIVLDSQILVIGAMVLGPEFGAIAALGVALVRRRFVLLWLAVRTLLLGFATAIAITFALVLFGRALGWITVDAVTGPRPGTAFIYTPDKWSFIVAIVAAAAGVLALTSAKAGGMAGVFISVTTVPAAGNIALGAAFGVGSAIWGSTLQLVVNLSGMALAGWATLALQQAVWSRVSVRRAKAMSKPRRML, encoded by the coding sequence GTGTTACACCTGCGGATGCTGGTTCCGGCCGAGCTGACCGATGACGTGATCAAGATTCTCGAACAGGACGATGCCGTCAGTGGCCTCGCAGTCATGCGCAGCGCCGCCCGGCGGCCAAGCGGTGACATGGTGCTGGCCGATGTGGCGCGGGAAGCGGCGAATGACGTAATCGAGCGGTTGCGTGCGATCGGACTGCACCGTACGGGCAGCATCGAGATCGAGCCGGTCCATACCTGGCTGTCGCGCAGCGGATTCGATTGCGAGGTACGCACGCCTGGCAGCAGTGCAGACGCCGTGGTCTGGGCCGATGTCGCCCAGCGCTCGTATGAGGAAACCGAGCTGAACTGGACCTATCTCAGCTTTATGACCTTCGCCACGGTGATCGCCGCGATCGCGATCGTGCTGGATTCCCAGATTTTGGTCATCGGGGCCATGGTCCTCGGTCCGGAATTCGGGGCGATCGCAGCGCTCGGAGTCGCCCTGGTACGCCGCCGATTCGTCTTGCTCTGGCTCGCCGTGCGCACGCTGCTGCTCGGCTTCGCCACCGCCATCGCCATCACCTTCGCACTCGTCTTGTTTGGGCGCGCACTGGGCTGGATCACTGTGGATGCCGTGACCGGCCCGCGCCCGGGGACGGCCTTCATCTACACCCCCGACAAGTGGTCGTTCATCGTCGCCATCGTCGCGGCCGCCGCCGGAGTACTCGCGCTGACCTCGGCCAAGGCCGGGGGAATGGCCGGCGTTTTCATTTCGGTGACCACGGTGCCCGCCGCGGGCAATATCGCGCTCGGCGCTGCCTTCGGTGTCGGGTCGGCGATCTGGGGCAGCACCCTGCAACTCGTGGTGAACCTGTCCGGGATGGCGCTGGCGGGCTGGGCCACTCTGGCATTACAGCAGGCGGTGTGGTCGCGGGTGTCGGTACGCCGCGCCAAGGCGATGAGCAAGCCACGTCGGATGTTGTAG
- a CDS encoding CatB-related O-acetyltransferase, translated as MSVPDPRQLHPSTRPDLTNVVFLANQVDSEFIEVGDYTYFDDEGSGVPFQTANVLYNYGPQRLIIGRFSAIGPRATFLMPAGNHPMIGPSTYPFTMFGGAWAENTLDTFLSIPPVPNTVIGNDVWIGREATIMPGVTLGDGTVVAAHSVVTKDAAPYAIVAGNPARPIRTRFEPEDVELLLQARWWDWSIELITEHAAIIMGGTPTDIARIAEERSRWPV; from the coding sequence ATGTCGGTACCGGATCCTCGTCAGCTGCACCCCTCGACTCGTCCCGATCTGACCAACGTGGTCTTCCTCGCCAACCAGGTCGATTCCGAGTTCATCGAGGTCGGTGACTACACCTACTTCGACGACGAGGGATCCGGCGTACCGTTCCAGACGGCGAACGTCCTCTACAACTACGGCCCGCAACGCCTGATCATCGGCCGGTTCTCCGCGATCGGTCCGCGGGCGACTTTCCTCATGCCCGCGGGCAACCACCCCATGATCGGGCCCTCGACCTATCCCTTCACCATGTTCGGCGGCGCTTGGGCGGAGAACACCCTCGACACCTTCCTGTCCATTCCGCCGGTACCGAACACCGTCATCGGCAACGATGTCTGGATCGGCCGCGAAGCGACGATCATGCCCGGCGTCACCCTCGGCGACGGCACGGTCGTCGCCGCACATTCGGTTGTCACCAAAGACGCTGCCCCCTACGCGATCGTCGCGGGCAACCCGGCCCGCCCCATCCGCACCCGCTTCGAGCCGGAAGACGTCGAACTGCTGTTGCAAGCCCGATGGTGGGACTGGTCGATCGAGCTGATCACCGAACACGCCGCCATCATCATGGGCGGCACACCCACCGACATCGCGCGCATAGCCGAAGAACGGTCTCGGTGGCCCGTCTGA